The region TATACGGCGAACTCCTAAAGTCCAGATAATCATGATAATTGGCAAGGTCCATAGCACCCGATGACCAAAGTGCAGGGCTATAAGCTTGTGAATTCTGAGAGGTAGTTCTCAAATGATGATAGATATCTGTCGATTTTTGGAACTGACCGTAATTCTGATAAAAAGTATATGTGCTGTCTCCCGGCGGTATATGACCGTGCTCATTGTGCTTCTCCCATGCCAATACTGCCGGCGAATATCCCCATCGTGCGACTCTATATCTGAAATTGCGTTGCCAGCTTTTTAAAACCCACGGTTCGCTCCAACTATATATATCAGGGTCCTGAGGCCAGGTAAACCACGGTCCCGAACAGGAACAGAGTTGGATTTTTATGCCGTTTGCCTGTGCGCTTTCAATAATTTTGTCCAACTCATATGATGTTTGCTGATTAAAGTAATTTCCGAATTCACGTGGGAGATTTCTGTCAGCATTCGGATCATTTCCGGGATTGTCTTTAGCAAAATGTCTCTCAATACCGCCGTCAGTCAAAATGTTGTACGTTATTGATCCTCCGCTCAAGGGTCCCATCGAGACGTCATCAATATATATCGCACCCGCCGAAGAATTGTTTTCCAGAACTAATGAAACAGCTTCGGTTTTCGGCACAAAGTCAAACGTAATCTGTTGCAGTTACTTTGTGTGCCTGAAAAAACCTGTGACTGAGCTAGGATTTGTCCTGATGTAAATAATGCTCCCGTTTTTACGTATATACGGGCCCCGGTGCCTGACAGACCTGAATACTTCACCCACGCAGTCAATCTGTGTGTGGTGTTTGGTTCTGAAATGGCTACCCGTTGATACCACGGATCCCCATTTGCAGGCCGTGCAGAACGCAGCCCATTTCGAACATTTGTTGTTTTTATCTCAACTCCGCGAGCTGCGAGATTCGGATCATTTTGGGTTTTCCAGACAGTCTGGGCCCCCTCAACACCTAAGGCAAAATCAAACTCGTCCCAGATACGAAGAAAATTTACGCCGTTATCTCCGTACGTCTTAAATAAATCATCATAGGAAAAACTTTTCTTCTCACGATCCGGATACCACTGACTTCCTGCCCCAATCGGAACATACGGTCTCCCGGAATCATAGGCCATGAAACGAGAGTCCTTCGTGCTGGTTCGTACAAATCCATCAGAGTTTGAATCACCGACTGCAAAACTCAATGTTCCTGTCTGAGGATAACGTGCTGTCCCTTCCTTGTCCTGCACGGTGAAGTAGTATATATACGTTCCGGTTTTTGAAGGTGTGTACCTTACTTTCCAGGTCGGAGACCCGACTTTGCCTAAGACTTCCTGTCCGTCAACCAATACTCTTTTATACTCCTGATAATAAAACCCCGGAACTTTGAATGAATTACTACTCCCCGGCTCTGCGATGACCATGTCGACCGATACTCCGTCTACCCCGTACCAGGTCATGTTCGATGGATTTGATTGAGGAGTATCAGAGGCGTCATAATAATAAAACGGATTAGGGTATTCTTTATTCACAGAAAGATCCCATTCAAGTTTGCTGAATTTTTGAAGTGTTCCCTGAGGTTGCGAAGCGGAGTTGATAGAAGGTGCAGCGGCTTCTACTTTCATAGTGAAAGTCAAAGTAAAAGCCAAAATCAGTGCATAGATAAGATTCTTATTTAGCATCACTACACATGATCTCATATTGAAAAATGAATTACAAGAGGATAATTGGCGGAGAGGGAGGGATTTACTGCTCGAAAAATCGTGAAGGTTGCTCCCAGCATAAACTTCGAATCCTACCCATCTTTGACAAGCTTAGTGCTGCAAGCACTGGGATTGGTGAAGTGCGGAGAGGGAGGGATTCGAACCCTCGGTGGTTTTGACACCACGGCGGTTTAGTAAACCGCTGCACTCGGCCACTATGCGACCTCTCCTTGATGCATTCCATTATACAAGAAGAATAACTTCATAGACTTGTCTAAATCGACTATTTTCACTGGATCATGAACGATTTGTATACTTT is a window of Candidatus Roizmanbacteria bacterium DNA encoding:
- a CDS encoding DUF5060 domain-containing protein, encoding MLNKNLIYALILAFTLTFTMKVEAAAPSINSASQPQGTLQKFSKLEWDLSVNKEYPNPFYYYDASDTPQSNPSNMTWYGVDGVSVDMVIAEPGSSNSFKVPGFYYQEYKRVLVDGQEVLGKVGSPTWKVRYTPSKTGTYIYYFTVQDKEGTARYPQTGTLSFAVGDSNSDGFVRTSTKDSRFMAYDSGRPYVPIGAGSQWYPDREKKSFSYDDLFKTYGDNGVNFLRIWDEFDFALGVEGAQTVWKTQNDPNLAARGVEIKTTNVRNGLRSARPANGDPWYQRVAISEPNTTHRLTAWVKYSGLSGTGARIYVKTGALFTSGQILAQSQVFSGTQSNCNRLRLTLCRKPKLFH